In Thermotoga sp. Ku-13t, one genomic interval encodes:
- the rpiB gene encoding ribose 5-phosphate isomerase B, protein MKIAIGCDHAGFRLKEAIKAYLASKGFKVLDEGTYSEEAVDYPDLARKVVRDIKENQADFGILICGTGIGMSISANRVKGIRAALCLFPEMAKLARAHNDANVLVLPGRFLGAELAQWIVDAFLSTKFEGGRHTNRIEKIERMMEN, encoded by the coding sequence ATGAAGATAGCGATTGGTTGTGACCATGCCGGTTTTCGCCTGAAGGAAGCGATCAAGGCTTACCTGGCCTCGAAAGGCTTCAAAGTCCTCGACGAAGGAACGTATTCAGAAGAGGCGGTGGATTATCCGGATTTGGCCAGGAAAGTTGTGCGGGACATAAAGGAAAACCAGGCGGATTTCGGCATACTGATCTGTGGCACGGGAATAGGCATGAGCATCTCTGCGAACAGAGTTAAAGGCATCAGGGCCGCGCTCTGTCTTTTCCCAGAGATGGCGAAACTCGCAAGAGCACACAACGATGCGAACGTGCTCGTCTTACCCGGCAGGTTCCTCGGAGCGGAACTCGCACAGTGGATCGTCGATGCGTTCTTGTCCACGAAGTTTGAGGGTGGAAGGCACACCAACAGGATCGAGAAGATAGAAAGGATGATGGAGAATTGA
- a CDS encoding histone deacetylase family protein, which produces MYDPKHVVHRPTKEIDKGKFIENPEKPERIEAIKDALIMNGFDNIHSPNNFPMSYVYLVHSERYVNWLKNKSASLQPGEEYITELFGYDLCFDTGTPISNITFESAKRAVDVCLTAASLLSGKTNLVYALVRPPGHHATREACGGYCYFNNAAIAASYFLVKENADGVAILDLDFHHGNGTQDIFYDTDEVLYVSIHGDPDTFYPWISGRENEIGEGPGEGFNINLPLPAKSDWRKYSEALDQALREIKNYYPDVLIVSLGFDTHADDPVGGFLLKDDDFARIGKAIGKLKIPTLIIQEGGYNPVANASTAVKFFTAIA; this is translated from the coding sequence GTGTACGATCCAAAGCATGTCGTGCACAGACCGACCAAGGAGATAGACAAAGGAAAGTTCATAGAGAATCCCGAGAAGCCGGAACGCATCGAAGCGATCAAAGACGCTCTGATCATGAACGGTTTCGACAACATACATTCACCCAACAATTTTCCGATGAGCTACGTCTATCTGGTTCACAGCGAACGCTACGTGAACTGGTTGAAAAACAAGTCGGCGTCCCTCCAGCCGGGGGAAGAATACATCACGGAGCTGTTCGGGTACGATCTGTGTTTCGACACCGGAACACCCATCAGCAACATCACGTTTGAATCCGCGAAACGTGCCGTGGACGTGTGCCTCACGGCTGCAAGCTTGCTGAGCGGGAAAACGAACCTGGTTTACGCACTTGTGAGACCCCCTGGGCACCACGCGACCCGCGAGGCTTGTGGTGGTTATTGCTATTTCAACAACGCCGCAATCGCTGCCAGCTACTTCCTCGTCAAGGAGAACGCCGATGGGGTGGCGATACTGGATCTCGATTTCCACCATGGCAACGGTACACAGGACATCTTTTACGATACTGATGAGGTTTTGTACGTTTCGATACACGGGGATCCAGACACGTTCTATCCGTGGATAAGCGGTAGAGAAAACGAAATCGGTGAAGGTCCCGGTGAAGGCTTCAACATCAATTTGCCATTGCCTGCAAAATCGGACTGGCGAAAGTATTCAGAAGCACTCGATCAGGCCTTGAGGGAAATAAAGAATTATTACCCGGACGTGCTCATCGTGTCACTCGGTTTCGACACGCATGCAGACGATCCGGTTGGTGGCTTTTTGCTGAAGGATGACGATTTCGCTCGTATAGGAAAAGCCATAGGGAAACTGAAGATCCCGACGCTGATCATCCAGGAAGGAGGATACAACCCGGTAGCGAACGCGTCAACAGCCGTCAAATTCTTCACTGCGATAGCGTGA
- a CDS encoding FGGY-family carbohydrate kinase: MSSELVMAVDIGTTNVKLTLFDLEGRKFFHFERKCTEDVSGGRHEIDPKKWWTAFVRGVHSVDEKLKTRVRAICASSQGPTIVLVDERGQLVRRAIGWLDDRGKPHMAFLKSQGLDEQTASATAKLIELRKELEGKAYLLQPSDFLIFKLAGRVVNATFRQYGYSPWYSEVLERFDLSQTFMIPELIEPSNVVGRIQQDVARRLGLTTDVIVVAGAPDFAAALVGTNTLKPGIACDRAGTSEGITLCSELEIRASGLITTPFFIEPFWKVSGLLTTSGKAIEWMTNRVARFRNLRDLSLSEIRRPTGVIFLPHLAGERSPYWNPNLRGVLFGLGLDVNAKTLIVSAAEGVAFAVKHIVETMRQAGAKVETVRTTGGQASNDLWNQIKADVLGMNVEVTRPDAELFGCAILAISCLTGESFVEVAERLVKVKKHFKPDPEKHTAYEKLYKIYLELHERNLDLFDGLGS, from the coding sequence GTGTCTTCTGAACTGGTCATGGCAGTCGACATAGGAACGACCAACGTCAAGTTGACGTTGTTCGATCTGGAGGGCAGAAAGTTTTTCCACTTTGAACGAAAATGCACGGAAGATGTTTCTGGTGGGCGCCACGAGATAGACCCGAAGAAGTGGTGGACAGCCTTCGTGCGAGGTGTTCACAGCGTGGATGAAAAATTGAAAACGCGTGTTCGTGCCATCTGCGCGAGCAGTCAGGGACCGACGATCGTACTGGTTGATGAGCGGGGCCAGCTCGTGCGCAGAGCGATAGGCTGGCTCGATGACAGGGGTAAGCCGCACATGGCGTTTCTGAAATCTCAGGGTCTGGACGAGCAAACGGCGTCAGCCACGGCGAAGCTGATCGAGCTCAGGAAAGAGTTGGAAGGAAAGGCCTATTTACTCCAGCCGAGTGATTTTTTGATCTTCAAATTGGCTGGTCGTGTTGTGAACGCCACGTTTCGTCAATACGGTTATTCTCCCTGGTACAGTGAGGTCCTCGAGCGGTTCGACCTGTCTCAGACTTTCATGATTCCCGAGCTGATCGAACCTTCAAACGTTGTTGGGAGGATCCAGCAGGACGTCGCCCGGAGGCTTGGTCTCACAACCGATGTGATCGTCGTTGCGGGGGCTCCAGATTTTGCGGCAGCACTCGTGGGCACTAACACGCTCAAACCTGGTATCGCGTGCGATCGAGCCGGTACCTCTGAAGGCATAACACTGTGCAGCGAGCTTGAGATACGTGCATCCGGATTGATAACCACCCCGTTCTTCATCGAGCCGTTCTGGAAGGTCAGTGGTTTGCTCACAACCTCGGGGAAAGCTATTGAATGGATGACGAACCGTGTAGCAAGGTTCAGAAACTTGAGGGACCTCTCGCTCTCGGAGATCAGAAGACCCACCGGCGTGATATTTTTGCCACACCTTGCCGGGGAAAGGAGCCCCTACTGGAATCCGAATTTGAGAGGAGTTCTGTTCGGATTGGGGCTGGATGTGAACGCAAAAACTTTGATCGTATCGGCTGCGGAAGGTGTAGCTTTCGCTGTCAAACACATCGTTGAGACTATGAGGCAGGCAGGTGCAAAGGTTGAAACTGTTAGAACCACCGGTGGCCAGGCGTCGAACGATCTGTGGAACCAGATAAAAGCAGACGTGCTCGGCATGAATGTAGAAGTGACGAGGCCAGATGCAGAATTGTTCGGCTGTGCCATACTGGCGATATCCTGTTTGACGGGAGAATCTTTCGTTGAGGTTGCAGAACGATTGGTCAAGGTGAAAAAACACTTCAAGCCGGATCCAGAGAAGCACACGGCTTACGAAAAACTTTACAAGATCTATCTGGAACTGCACGAGAGAAATCTTGATCTGTTCGACGGGCTCGGATCGTGA
- a CDS encoding MurR/RpiR family transcriptional regulator, which produces MRKSVYHKLQDLLPQLRGMSAMIAKQVMEHPNWVLEMRITDFAKKIGTSPASLVDFCKKLGFTGFREFRLALAQETSLLESLKPDMEKVSEVSRNYFDFAMEEIRESLKLITDDKLTKAAEALMKSKVVEIVAYGFDTVAARDLFLKLKQFGFQVNFFENPFLQSISASFLDEHACLVAISSSHSSRDLLDAAGYARKAGATLIAIAPPSSAVVDLVNVFLPVYVKTEVLPEGGFLTRFLQLFVIDMLLLKMLEMDKERFRKLYSHFEEVLRYKRRGDRGVF; this is translated from the coding sequence ATGAGAAAGAGTGTGTATCACAAACTTCAGGATCTCCTTCCACAACTCAGGGGCATGAGTGCCATGATCGCGAAGCAGGTTATGGAACATCCAAACTGGGTGCTGGAGATGAGGATAACGGATTTCGCGAAGAAGATCGGGACATCTCCGGCATCGCTCGTGGATTTCTGTAAAAAGCTTGGGTTCACTGGCTTCAGAGAATTTCGCCTCGCACTCGCTCAGGAAACCAGCCTTCTCGAATCTCTGAAACCTGACATGGAGAAGGTATCAGAGGTGTCACGGAACTACTTCGATTTTGCGATGGAGGAGATCAGAGAATCCCTCAAACTCATCACGGACGACAAACTCACCAAGGCAGCGGAGGCGCTTATGAAAAGCAAAGTGGTGGAAATAGTGGCGTACGGTTTCGATACCGTCGCGGCCAGAGATCTGTTTTTGAAGCTGAAACAGTTTGGTTTCCAGGTGAACTTCTTTGAAAATCCCTTCTTGCAGAGCATTTCCGCATCGTTCCTCGACGAACATGCCTGCCTCGTGGCGATCTCGAGCAGTCATTCCTCCCGCGACCTTCTGGACGCTGCCGGCTATGCCAGAAAGGCTGGCGCAACGCTGATCGCAATAGCACCACCGAGCAGCGCAGTGGTCGACCTGGTGAACGTGTTTCTGCCTGTGTACGTGAAAACAGAAGTTTTGCCTGAAGGCGGTTTCCTGACGAGATTTTTGCAGCTCTTCGTGATCGACATGTTGCTTTTGAAGATGCTCGAAATGGACAAAGAAAGGTTCAGAAAACTGTACTCACACTTCGAAGAAGTGCTGAGATACAAAAGGAGGGGAGATCGCGGTGTCTTCTGA
- a CDS encoding ABC transporter permease: protein MRSLKILSPIVTIVVAFGASAAILRFVSPEPRETLWWFFVGPFSNVYFFGNMLASSVPLIFTGLAACVAFSAGVFNLGLEGQYYFGAIVGTVAALNFSNAAISRFVALAVSASAGALLSSVPAMLKVKFNFNELIGTYMVGQIFVYVGDYLLNGPFRDPGAALSATRYLNESVKLTRILPPSSLHVGYLVGIALCFLLYFLYKYSTFGYEFRTVRGNPRFAKIHGIDVDKVLLIAMSLSGAVAALGGVIEVLGVHGRAVKGFSHGSGFIGIAASLLANNNPPLIFLSALFLAYLDSGAEIASLMVQTPPEIARFVQGIVLCMVTAQFFLERREHGADSIA from the coding sequence ATGAGAAGTTTGAAGATCCTTTCCCCGATCGTCACAATCGTTGTGGCCTTTGGCGCGAGTGCGGCGATTCTCCGCTTCGTTTCGCCTGAACCACGCGAGACTCTGTGGTGGTTCTTCGTTGGGCCTTTTTCGAACGTCTACTTTTTTGGTAACATGCTGGCTTCTTCCGTGCCATTGATCTTCACGGGACTGGCAGCCTGTGTCGCGTTTTCGGCCGGAGTGTTCAACCTGGGGCTCGAAGGTCAGTACTACTTCGGTGCGATAGTCGGAACGGTCGCTGCCCTGAATTTTTCTAATGCTGCAATTTCCAGATTCGTAGCCTTGGCAGTTTCAGCTTCAGCGGGGGCACTTCTGTCTTCTGTTCCTGCCATGTTGAAAGTCAAATTTAACTTCAACGAGCTGATCGGTACTTACATGGTTGGGCAGATCTTCGTTTATGTTGGAGATTATCTTCTCAACGGCCCGTTCAGAGATCCCGGCGCGGCACTTTCTGCAACACGTTATCTCAACGAAAGTGTGAAGCTCACGAGGATTCTACCTCCATCCAGCCTGCATGTGGGTTACCTGGTCGGGATAGCCCTCTGTTTTTTGTTGTATTTCTTGTACAAATATTCCACTTTTGGCTATGAGTTCAGGACCGTGAGGGGGAATCCTCGCTTTGCGAAAATTCATGGAATCGACGTGGATAAGGTTTTGCTGATCGCGATGTCTCTCAGCGGTGCGGTTGCCGCTTTGGGAGGCGTGATCGAGGTTCTCGGAGTACATGGACGCGCCGTGAAAGGTTTTTCTCACGGGAGTGGTTTCATCGGTATAGCCGCTTCCCTTCTGGCGAACAACAATCCTCCGTTAATCTTTCTTTCGGCGCTGTTTCTGGCTTACCTGGATAGTGGGGCGGAAATAGCTTCCTTGATGGTTCAGACACCTCCAGAAATCGCAAGATTTGTACAGGGCATCGTCCTGTGTATGGTAACGGCGCAGTTCTTCTTGGAGCGGAGGGAGCACGGTGCTGATTCAATTGCTTAG
- a CDS encoding ATP-binding cassette domain-containing protein, protein MRRPLLQVLNVHKTFHPSGVKALRGVNLSLDAGTVHTLLGANGAGKTTLVRILAGELQPDSGQILVDGTPVTFRSPRDARSYGIALVHQNLALVDKLTVLENVFLGREPLSLFFVSKRKARQKIKDIFERLSLKVTDEKVENLSMAEKQKIEIARALLFGARVLLLDEPTAYLNEEEEEKLFELLRSLKNSGCAVLFITHDVDKALNFSDRVTVMREGQTVLSEESSCLTIQQVVETMGFRGRKRTFHIPAVSSEVLLEVSNLTLNLGKKTVLDRVSFSLRRGEVIGLFGLGNDGQYDLLETIVGLKKPSSGRIVFKDREITQLSIYERRRLGIAYLPEDRAKEALNLSGTVLENAVVNVYRKSPYARLGFLRWSLLEQVTLDMLKEFEVKLVSVRQSVRTLSGGNLQRLVLAREFFEKPELLLACKPTSGLDIQIQDYVAERLDFMRTYGCALIASNDAEEVLNLCDRVFIFSKGRLRKTLDGEKLFKPEELISIAGDEG, encoded by the coding sequence ATGCGTCGACCACTGCTTCAGGTTCTGAACGTTCACAAGACCTTTCACCCATCCGGCGTGAAGGCGTTGAGGGGTGTGAACCTATCCCTCGACGCCGGAACTGTGCATACCCTGCTTGGTGCAAACGGGGCAGGGAAAACTACGCTTGTGCGGATCCTCGCGGGAGAGTTACAACCGGACAGCGGTCAGATCCTCGTTGATGGCACCCCGGTCACTTTCCGTAGCCCAAGGGACGCGAGATCTTACGGTATAGCGCTGGTTCATCAGAACCTCGCACTCGTGGACAAGCTGACCGTGCTCGAAAACGTGTTCCTTGGAAGGGAACCTTTGAGCCTCTTTTTTGTGAGCAAAAGAAAAGCGAGACAGAAGATCAAAGACATTTTTGAAAGACTTTCCCTGAAAGTCACCGATGAAAAAGTAGAGAATCTGAGCATGGCAGAGAAACAGAAGATCGAAATAGCACGCGCATTGTTGTTCGGAGCCCGCGTGCTGTTGCTCGACGAACCTACAGCTTATTTGAACGAGGAGGAGGAAGAAAAGCTCTTTGAACTGCTTCGTTCTTTAAAAAACTCAGGTTGTGCAGTTCTCTTCATAACGCACGATGTGGATAAGGCTCTGAATTTTTCAGACAGGGTAACCGTGATGAGGGAGGGTCAAACGGTTCTGAGTGAGGAATCTTCCTGTTTGACGATCCAGCAGGTAGTGGAAACGATGGGCTTTCGGGGTCGAAAGAGGACGTTTCATATACCGGCCGTGAGTAGTGAAGTGTTGCTGGAAGTGTCGAACCTCACCCTGAACTTGGGGAAAAAGACCGTTCTCGATCGGGTCTCTTTCTCACTCAGACGTGGCGAGGTGATCGGTCTCTTCGGCCTCGGGAACGATGGTCAATACGATCTGCTTGAAACGATCGTTGGCCTGAAAAAACCTTCTTCCGGACGCATCGTGTTCAAGGATCGGGAGATCACACAACTCTCCATTTATGAGAGAAGAAGGCTGGGGATAGCCTATCTGCCTGAGGACAGAGCGAAGGAAGCACTGAATCTGAGCGGTACAGTTTTGGAAAACGCCGTGGTCAACGTTTATCGAAAATCACCGTACGCCAGGCTGGGATTTCTGAGATGGTCTTTACTCGAGCAAGTCACGCTCGACATGTTGAAAGAATTCGAAGTGAAACTGGTCTCCGTTCGTCAATCCGTCAGGACACTCTCGGGTGGAAATTTGCAAAGGTTGGTCCTGGCCAGAGAATTTTTCGAAAAACCAGAGCTGCTGCTGGCGTGTAAGCCCACATCGGGACTAGATATTCAGATACAAGATTATGTGGCGGAAAGACTGGACTTCATGAGAACGTACGGTTGTGCGCTGATCGCCTCCAATGATGCTGAAGAGGTGCTGAATCTCTGCGATAGGGTCTTCATTTTCTCCAAAGGCAGATTGAGAAAGACACTGGACGGGGAGAAGTTGTTCAAGCCGGAGGAACTGATCTCTATCGCTGGTGATGAAGGATGA
- a CDS encoding BMP family ABC transporter substrate-binding protein, giving the protein MKHLVLLMILSVSLAYAFSVALLITGEVAGNAIYEMMVDGARRAAQDFGIDVKVVEGGYNPARWATLLVSLAASKSYDLIITFTEGMPKNVENAARTFPNQKFVLMDALAPTLPNVYSVAFKDEEMAYLAGYFAAMVTKSNMRGANELLKVGMIAGDVYPAMMEKMKPAYEKGAKDVEPNVEVLFSVVGSWADPNKGAELAQAQYERGVDVIFLVAGGSGMGAVRKAREMGRYVIGVDSNYIDKDPQVILACALKHADKAIYEVLARAVRNELRFGTNEVWGIREGMIGFTFDDPNYIKNVPQYIRDEMLRVYERLKEGSIRPLP; this is encoded by the coding sequence ATGAAACACTTAGTTCTCTTGATGATCCTCTCTGTGAGCCTTGCGTACGCTTTTTCTGTAGCATTGTTGATCACCGGAGAAGTGGCAGGCAACGCCATCTATGAAATGATGGTTGACGGTGCACGCAGGGCAGCTCAGGATTTTGGAATCGATGTGAAAGTCGTCGAGGGAGGCTACAATCCCGCGCGCTGGGCGACTTTACTGGTGAGTTTGGCAGCATCCAAAAGTTATGATTTGATAATAACCTTCACCGAGGGGATGCCGAAGAACGTCGAAAACGCCGCTAGGACCTTCCCAAATCAGAAATTCGTACTCATGGATGCTTTAGCCCCAACGCTTCCGAACGTTTACTCTGTGGCTTTCAAGGACGAGGAGATGGCGTACCTGGCTGGTTACTTCGCCGCCATGGTGACCAAGAGCAACATGAGGGGTGCGAACGAACTGTTGAAGGTTGGAATGATAGCGGGTGATGTGTATCCAGCCATGATGGAAAAAATGAAACCAGCTTACGAAAAAGGCGCAAAAGATGTTGAGCCAAACGTCGAAGTGCTCTTTTCTGTTGTGGGAAGCTGGGCTGATCCAAACAAAGGTGCGGAACTTGCCCAGGCTCAGTACGAACGGGGAGTCGATGTCATCTTTCTGGTGGCGGGTGGATCTGGCATGGGTGCGGTGAGGAAGGCACGGGAAATGGGACGGTACGTGATAGGTGTCGATTCGAATTACATAGACAAAGACCCGCAGGTGATTCTTGCGTGTGCGCTCAAGCACGCCGATAAGGCGATCTACGAGGTCCTCGCGAGAGCTGTGAGAAATGAACTGAGGTTTGGAACAAACGAGGTGTGGGGTATCAGGGAAGGGATGATCGGGTTCACCTTCGATGACCCGAACTACATCAAGAATGTGCCGCAATATATCAGAGATGAAATGCTCAGAGTGTATGAAAGGCTGAAGGAAGGATCGATACGTCCCCTACCGTGA
- a CDS encoding DUF1292 domain-containing protein → MDHEDLDVFVLTDEQGNEHHFVILAKIEDGMKKYWICEEIMVNEQGEIEQFGDVYPFEVKQAEDGSLYIDSVESEEEFERVSKAWEELLEKDAELRELVEGPEDSEE, encoded by the coding sequence ATGGATCATGAAGATCTGGACGTTTTTGTACTCACGGACGAACAGGGCAACGAACATCACTTCGTCATCCTTGCGAAGATCGAAGACGGGATGAAGAAGTACTGGATCTGTGAAGAGATAATGGTGAACGAACAGGGAGAGATCGAGCAGTTCGGTGATGTCTACCCGTTCGAGGTGAAGCAGGCCGAGGATGGTTCGCTCTACATAGATTCCGTGGAATCTGAGGAGGAGTTCGAACGGGTGTCAAAAGCGTGGGAAGAACTGCTCGAGAAAGACGCAGAACTCAGAGAGCTCGTCGAAGGGCCAGAGGACTCCGAGGAATGA
- a CDS encoding adenosylcobalamin-dependent ribonucleoside-diphosphate reductase produces the protein MHEIIKKWQNVSPSENAEKILRERYYLKNREGEYLENSWKDLSRRVARVVAAAELINNPQLQEKTTSERLDHIKFWEETFYELLSSRIFIPNSPTLFNAGMGVDFELLYKPLENMKFEDYEKIVQQRNHLHMLSACFVVLVEDSIDGIFTAVKEYALITKVGGGIGSNFSTLRPNGSFVAGTHGKASGPISFMHVFNSAVSVVEQGYRRRGALMGILNIDHPDILDFIRAKRGNDGERVLRFFNISVGIPMQREEILKLYEQDGYVKLHHPKWAGEKQVKVREILQAMAQNAWETGDPGMVFLGEMNKYYALYPVREIISTNPCGEIGLGPYEACNLGSIDVAKFYDGKSFDWEALEEVVRIAVRFLDNVIDVNVFPIDKIERAVKESRRLGLGIMGFADLLYKMELPYDSEEARQFAKNLMAFISLHAHETSSDLGEEKGNFPLFSQSRYVREENFVPFSMDVSDYDEEIKEHFRTRARKHKRNVAVLAIAPTGSISNIADTSSGLEPNFLLAYVRYVNKQSGGEREPLLYVNEVLKSKMPAEVLKRIESQLIEKGSLKDLDVDERWKRIFVVALDIDPMDHLLMQEAFQCYVDNNISKTINMPNSATVDDVLEIYVEALKHRIRGLTVYRDGSLRTQVLTTAKSAQKKEGKLQFFIVDEKHKLRPRPRKETLRSVTRKYKTSEGTTYITVSFDDNGEAIEIFLSNGTETAEAIGRLCSIALRAGVSPDEIIEQLTKVKGEYVRNVGLEIKKAIEDFSSLWPSNKDADTWNGTVKSAEEIERFVKTNKLEWQEGYYVDSNGNVYCPSCLSKNSLFKQEGCISCRSCGWSKCS, from the coding sequence ATGCACGAAATCATTAAAAAGTGGCAAAACGTGTCTCCTTCGGAGAATGCCGAGAAGATACTGAGGGAAAGGTATTATCTGAAGAATCGAGAAGGGGAGTACCTGGAGAACAGCTGGAAGGATCTCTCACGGAGAGTGGCGCGTGTTGTGGCGGCCGCTGAGCTCATCAACAACCCCCAGCTGCAGGAAAAGACAACCTCAGAGCGGCTGGACCACATTAAATTCTGGGAAGAAACGTTCTACGAGTTGCTTTCCAGTCGGATTTTCATTCCTAACAGTCCAACCCTTTTCAACGCAGGTATGGGGGTGGACTTCGAACTTCTGTACAAACCACTGGAAAACATGAAATTCGAAGATTACGAAAAGATCGTCCAGCAACGGAATCATTTACACATGCTCTCGGCGTGTTTCGTCGTACTCGTTGAAGACAGTATAGACGGTATTTTCACTGCTGTGAAGGAGTACGCACTGATCACGAAAGTGGGAGGAGGTATAGGGAGCAACTTCAGCACTCTCAGACCGAACGGCAGTTTTGTTGCCGGTACCCACGGCAAGGCATCTGGTCCCATAAGTTTTATGCACGTCTTCAACTCTGCCGTGTCCGTCGTGGAGCAGGGTTACAGAAGAAGAGGAGCGCTGATGGGTATTCTGAACATCGACCATCCAGACATCCTCGACTTCATACGGGCAAAACGCGGTAACGATGGGGAACGTGTGCTCAGATTCTTCAACATCTCCGTTGGTATCCCCATGCAGCGCGAGGAGATTCTGAAGCTGTACGAACAGGATGGTTACGTGAAACTGCACCATCCGAAATGGGCGGGTGAAAAACAGGTTAAAGTCAGGGAGATTTTGCAGGCGATGGCTCAGAACGCCTGGGAAACTGGAGATCCAGGCATGGTGTTCCTCGGGGAGATGAACAAATACTACGCGCTCTATCCCGTCAGGGAAATAATCTCCACCAATCCGTGTGGCGAGATAGGCTTGGGACCGTACGAAGCATGTAACCTTGGCTCGATCGATGTGGCGAAGTTTTACGATGGAAAAAGTTTCGACTGGGAGGCGCTCGAAGAAGTTGTGAGGATCGCAGTTAGGTTCCTGGACAACGTGATCGATGTGAACGTCTTCCCCATCGATAAGATAGAAAGAGCCGTTAAAGAATCCAGAAGGCTTGGGCTGGGCATCATGGGCTTTGCGGACTTGCTCTACAAGATGGAACTTCCCTACGATTCAGAGGAGGCACGCCAGTTCGCCAAGAACCTCATGGCTTTCATTTCCCTCCATGCCCACGAAACTTCTTCGGATCTTGGTGAAGAGAAAGGAAACTTTCCACTATTTTCCCAGAGCAGGTACGTGAGGGAAGAAAATTTCGTGCCGTTTTCCATGGACGTCAGTGACTACGATGAAGAAATAAAAGAGCATTTCAGAACTAGAGCGAGAAAGCACAAGAGGAACGTGGCTGTACTCGCGATAGCACCAACTGGTTCGATATCGAACATCGCTGACACTTCGTCGGGTCTCGAGCCGAACTTCCTTTTGGCTTACGTGAGGTACGTCAACAAACAAAGCGGTGGTGAACGGGAACCTTTATTGTACGTGAACGAGGTGCTGAAGAGCAAGATGCCCGCCGAGGTTTTGAAGAGAATCGAAAGCCAGCTGATAGAGAAAGGCAGCCTGAAGGATCTTGATGTCGACGAAAGATGGAAACGTATTTTTGTCGTTGCACTCGACATAGATCCCATGGACCATCTTTTGATGCAAGAAGCGTTCCAGTGTTACGTTGACAACAACATATCAAAAACGATAAACATGCCAAATTCGGCGACCGTGGATGATGTACTCGAGATTTACGTGGAAGCTTTGAAACACAGAATTAGGGGTTTGACCGTGTACCGAGACGGTTCGCTGAGAACCCAGGTTCTGACTACGGCGAAGTCTGCACAGAAGAAAGAAGGGAAACTGCAGTTTTTCATCGTCGATGAGAAGCACAAGCTCAGGCCGCGTCCGAGAAAGGAAACGCTCAGGAGCGTGACGAGGAAGTACAAAACTTCTGAGGGTACAACCTACATAACCGTATCGTTCGATGACAACGGCGAAGCCATAGAGATCTTCCTGTCGAATGGCACAGAAACTGCCGAGGCCATAGGTAGGCTTTGCTCTATCGCGTTGCGTGCAGGTGTTTCCCCAGACGAGATCATCGAACAGTTGACCAAGGTCAAAGGAGAGTATGTAAGAAACGTCGGGCTGGAAATCAAAAAAGCCATAGAGGATTTTTCATCACTCTGGCCATCGAACAAGGACGCTGACACCTGGAACGGCACAGTGAAGAGTGCAGAAGAGATAGAAAGGTTCGTCAAAACCAACAAACTCGAATGGCAGGAAGGTTACTACGTCGATTCGAACGGAAACGTTTACTGTCCTTCGTGCTTGAGCAAGAATTCTCTGTTCAAACAGGAAGGTTGCATCTCGTGTAGGAGTTGTGGATGGTCCAAGTGCAGCTGA
- a CDS encoding redox-sensing transcriptional repressor Rex: MEKVPRPVIRRLAVYLRCLSNLEEKGVQVVSSKQLASMLQIKDSQVRKDLSYFGNLGQRGSGYDVKKLSQKLREVLGLYKTWSVIILGAGNIGKALANHKRLEQNNFKIVAVFDSDKQKIGRQIAPGLKVRNVAELEQFIKENGADIAVLAVPAAVANELACRLEKAGIKGIVCFAPTTLQCKIPVEYVDITVFFKTLAHTIVNSSYNI; encoded by the coding sequence TTGGAGAAAGTCCCCAGACCTGTGATAAGAAGGCTGGCGGTCTATCTGCGATGTCTTTCAAATCTTGAGGAAAAGGGTGTACAGGTGGTTTCTTCCAAACAGCTAGCCTCCATGTTGCAAATAAAAGATTCGCAGGTTCGCAAAGACCTTTCTTACTTTGGTAACCTCGGTCAGAGAGGTTCTGGCTACGATGTGAAAAAACTATCGCAAAAGCTTCGAGAGGTACTGGGCCTCTACAAGACCTGGTCTGTGATAATCCTCGGGGCGGGTAACATAGGTAAGGCTCTCGCGAACCACAAACGTCTGGAGCAGAACAACTTCAAGATCGTTGCGGTTTTTGATTCCGATAAGCAAAAGATTGGCAGGCAGATTGCGCCAGGTTTGAAGGTGAGAAACGTGGCTGAGCTCGAACAGTTCATAAAAGAGAACGGAGCAGACATAGCCGTGCTGGCCGTTCCTGCAGCTGTGGCGAACGAGCTGGCCTGCCGCCTTGAAAAGGCTGGCATAAAGGGTATCGTGTGTTTTGCACCCACGACCTTGCAGTGCAAAATCCCCGTGGAGTACGTAGACATAACTGTGTTTTTCAAAACGTTGGCGCACACCATTGTGAACAGTTCATACAACATATAG